One region of Ignavibacteriota bacterium genomic DNA includes:
- a CDS encoding 1,2-phenylacetyl-CoA epoxidase subunit B — protein MPRWKFTPYHQPIEEGLDRLSEPLPEHDTQWPEWEVFVQPKRGAAHVRVGAVHAPDPEMALLLAKENFIRREPCVNLWIVDTRNIHSTSYEDEDMFAYTFDRDYRNTSGFKLAKPTAGKEDE, from the coding sequence ATGCCCCGCTGGAAATTCACACCCTACCATCAGCCCATCGAAGAGGGCCTCGACCGCCTCTCCGAACCTTTGCCCGAACACGACACGCAGTGGCCCGAATGGGAGGTGTTTGTGCAGCCGAAACGCGGCGCGGCGCATGTGCGCGTCGGCGCGGTGCACGCACCGGATCCCGAAATGGCGCTTCTTCTCGCGAAGGAGAACTTCATCCGCCGCGAACCCTGCGTCAATCTCTGGATCGTCGATACACGCAACATCCATTCGACGTCGTACGAGGACGAGGACATGTTCGCGTACACGTTCGACAGGGATTACCGGAACACCTCGGGCTTCAAACTGGCCAAGCCGACCGCGGGCAAGGAGGACGAATGA
- the paaC gene encoding phenylacetate-CoA oxygenase subunit PaaC, which yields MNADQKTALAGMLLFLADDEYMLGHRMSEWTGMGPIIEEDIAFSSMAQDELGHALGFYTLREELGEPDADTMLYSRVSADFRNSILTELPRGDYAYSMMRQFLYDGAEAERLAALKESAYEPLRDLAARMLQEERYHWMHGTTMVRRLAGGADNARLRMQKALDALFPYALGLFEPYHGETLLREAGIAPGETELRNRWLARLCPLLQDFGLLPPAVQTGGLWLATVDPVLGGRTGVHTEHLDTILEAMAVLHRADPGATW from the coding sequence ATGAACGCCGATCAGAAAACCGCTCTCGCCGGCATGCTGCTTTTCCTCGCCGACGACGAATACATGCTCGGCCACCGCATGTCGGAATGGACGGGCATGGGTCCCATCATCGAGGAAGACATCGCCTTTTCGTCGATGGCGCAGGACGAACTCGGGCATGCCCTCGGCTTCTACACCCTGCGTGAAGAATTGGGCGAGCCGGATGCCGATACCATGCTCTACTCGCGTGTGTCGGCCGATTTCCGCAACAGCATTCTCACGGAATTGCCGCGGGGCGATTATGCATATAGCATGATGCGGCAGTTCCTCTACGACGGCGCCGAGGCCGAACGTCTCGCAGCCCTCAAGGAATCCGCCTACGAACCGCTGCGCGATCTCGCGGCGCGTATGCTGCAGGAGGAGCGCTACCACTGGATGCACGGCACGACCATGGTGCGCCGTCTCGCGGGCGGAGCGGACAATGCGCGCCTTCGCATGCAGAAGGCCCTCGACGCGCTGTTCCCGTACGCCCTCGGCCTCTTCGAACCATACCATGGAGAGACGCTGCTGCGCGAAGCCGGAATCGCACCGGGCGAAACGGAGCTGCGCAACCGCTGGCTCGCGCGCCTCTGCCCACTGCTGCAAGATTTTGGTCTCCTGCCGCCCGCGGTGCAGACAGGCGGCCTGTGGCTGGCAACGGTCGATCCGGTGCTCGGCGGACGCACGGGCGTGCATACCGAACACCTCGACACGATTCTCGAGGCGATGGCCGTGCTGCATCGCGCGGATCCCGGCGCCACCTGGTGA
- the paaA gene encoding 1,2-phenylacetyl-CoA epoxidase subunit A — MTETENLELFEARINRGEKIEPGDWMPDRYRNGLIRMISQHAHSEVIGALPEGTWIPYAPSLRRKMILIAKVQDEIGHGQMLYRAAETLGPSREEMIDQLLTGKAIYSNVFNYPAETWADVAIIGWLIDGGAIVNQTKLLLGSYGPYARAMERICWEEGFHLKQGYDAICVLMAGSKYQRDMVQDALNRWWWPIMTFFGPRDKDSVHSSDLMRWKIKIKSNDELRQEFLSKFVPKIRAFDLVIPDPELRYVEEKKEWVFTEPDWEEFHRVIRGDGPMNKERLGVRRLAHDEGRWVREALESFARSTRN; from the coding sequence ATGACCGAGACCGAAAACCTCGAGTTGTTCGAGGCGCGCATCAATCGCGGCGAAAAAATTGAACCGGGCGACTGGATGCCCGACCGCTACCGCAACGGACTCATCCGCATGATCTCGCAGCACGCCCACAGCGAAGTGATCGGCGCGCTGCCCGAAGGAACGTGGATCCCCTACGCACCCTCATTGCGGCGCAAAATGATCCTCATCGCCAAGGTGCAGGACGAGATCGGACACGGACAGATGCTGTATCGCGCGGCCGAAACACTCGGACCCTCCCGCGAGGAAATGATCGATCAACTGCTCACGGGCAAGGCGATCTATTCCAACGTCTTTAATTATCCGGCCGAGACCTGGGCCGACGTCGCCATCATCGGCTGGCTCATCGACGGCGGCGCCATCGTGAATCAGACGAAGCTGCTGCTCGGTTCGTACGGACCGTATGCGCGCGCCATGGAACGCATCTGCTGGGAGGAGGGCTTCCACCTCAAACAGGGCTACGACGCCATCTGCGTGCTTATGGCCGGATCGAAGTATCAGCGCGATATGGTGCAGGATGCGCTCAACCGCTGGTGGTGGCCGATCATGACCTTCTTCGGTCCGCGCGACAAGGACTCGGTGCACAGCAGCGATCTGATGCGCTGGAAAATCAAGATCAAGTCCAACGACGAACTGCGCCAGGAATTCCTCTCGAAATTTGTCCCCAAAATCCGCGCCTTCGATTTGGTCATTCCGGATCCGGAACTCCGTTATGTGGAGGAGAAGAAGGAATGGGTGTTCACGGAACCGGATTGGGAGGAATTCCACCGCGTGATCCGCGGCGACGGTCCGATGAACAAGGAACGGCTCGGAGTGCGCCGCCTCGCGCACGACGAAGGCCGCTGGGTGCGCGAAGCGCTCGAGTCCTTCGCCCGCTCCACCCGCAACTGA